In the genome of Dyadobacter fermentans DSM 18053, the window CGTCGAAATTCATCACCGTGCTCGCCACGATGGTCCCCGCCGCCAGCTGCGCCGGGTTCAGGGTTTTGTCCACGGGGTATTCCCCTACCGAAAGAATCGATTTCGCGCGTTTGGGATTGTGGGTAAAATCCTTCAATTCTTCGTCATACAGCTCGCGCAGCACTGTTTTCTCCCGGGTATCGGGCTTGCGGCTCGTTAATGCGGTGAATGCGTAATCGAGCTGCTCGTCGATGGTTTTGCCGTTTTTAAGCATCTGCTGCGCCAGCACGCGCGATGCTTCTACAAACTGCGGGTCGTTCATGACTACCAATGCCTGCAAAGGCGTGCTGGTTTTCTGCCGTTTGGTAATGCAGAAATGCCGTTCGGCAGCGTCAAAGTTGAGCATCATCGGCGGCGGCGAGCTGCGTTTCCAGATGGTATAGAGGCTTCGGCGGTAAAGCGAGTCGCCGTGCTGTTGCTTGTAAGTGACCTCGTTACGCGTAGCGAGCGCTTCCCAAAGGCCCGCAGGCTGGTACGGGTACGCGCTCTTACCCCCGATCCGCCGCGTAAGCAATCCACTAGACGCCAATGCATTATCCCGGATTTGCTCCGCACTCATGCGGTAGCTGGGGCCGCGGGCGTACAGGCGGTTATCAGGGTCGACGTCCTGCGCACCGGGACCGATCTTCGACGACTGCCGGTAAGTTGCCGAAGTGACGATCAGCTTTTGCATGGCCTTCACATTCCAGCCCGATTCGCGGAAGCGTGCCGCCAGATAATCGAGCAGCTCCGGATGCGTGGGCAATTCGCCCTGGTTTCCGTAATCGTCGCTCGAAATCACGATGCCCTTGCCGAAATACATCATCCAGAAACGGTTCACCGTCACCCGGGTGAAAAGCGGATGGTCCTGATCGAGCAGCCATTTCGCCAGGCCGAGGCGGTTTTTGGGGTAATTTTTGGGTATTTTAAAAAATGCGCCGGGCGTATCCATCGTGACCGCTTTACCGGGCGCATCGTAAGCTCCGCGATTGAGGATGAACGTCTTGCGTGGATATTTCCGCTCTTTCATCACCATTACGTCAATCTCCTTGTCCATGATTTCCGTTTCCTCGCCAATCAGCGCGCGGCTGTCGGCCAATGCTTTTCTGTAGGCGGGATCGACGTTGGTCAGGTAGTAGTTCTTCAATGAGGCCAGCTGGGCAGGTTTCAGCTGTGCGGCAGGCGTTTGCAATGCTGCAAGCAGTTCATTTTTTAATGTAAACATCCCCTGCATTTCCAACGGACTGATCGCACGGGTGTAGATCCGGAATTCATCGACTTCGAAATTCTTTGTCCGCTGGTCCGACAACCGGCCGATATTCAGCCTGTCGACGTACCAGTTTGTTTTATTTTTTCCGTACAAAATGCTTTCCGTCAGATGGTCGTTATGCACGGCGACTTTCACGGGCTGGCCGTTCACATACAGTTTCAGCCCGGCCGCTTTGCTCAAACCGTCATACGTGAAGCCCAGCTGCGTCCATTTGTTCATCGGGAATTTGTCTACCGTCTGAATTTCAATCGCATTCTCGGGCCACACATGGCTGATCGTCAGCCGGATGCGCCCGTCTTTTTCACGAAACACATTCCAGCCGCGGTAGCCGTTCATGACGCCATTGGACTTATGCAGCAGCGACCCGCTCACCGATGGATCATGCAGGTTGAGCCAAATGCTGATGCTGAACGGCTGGTTCCGTTCGAAGAAGGCGAAATTATCACCGAAGCTCACCGCATTTTCACCAAAAATATCCCGCGCCTTACCAATCCGCCCGGCTCGTGAAGCCACATTGGACAAGCTATCGTCGCCTTCGGCCGTTGCTTTGTGCTTTGGATTAGCAAGATTGGCAAACTCCTTACCCGTCGGTTCATCGAACGTGAAATGCCCCAGCAAATCTGCTTTTTCAGATAGTAATGCCTTTTCGGGTGCCGCCTGGGCCGTGACCAGCCATTGCCGGAAGTTTTTTTCATACACTGCCGCATTGCCAGCCAGCACCGACCGCTCCTTTGCCAGGTTAGCGTGGATGAATTTCAGCCTGGCATCCGCTTCCGGAGTCGGCAGCGTTATTGCAGGGCTGGCCTCTCCGTTGTAGGGAATCTGGCCGTTTTCATCATTATTATTGAAGAACGCATATAGCGAATAGTAATCCTTGTGGCTGATCGGGTCATACTTGTGGTCGTGGCAGCGCGCGCATTCGACGGTCAGGCCGAGGAATGTCTTGCCAAACGTATCCACCCGGTCGGACACGTAGGCGGCGCGGTATTCCTCCGGGATAATGCCGCCCTCCTGGCTCTGCTGGTGCATGCGGTTAAATGCCGTCGCCACCATCATTTCTCGGGTCGGGTTAGGCAGCATATCACCGGCGAGCTGCCAGATCACAAACTGGTCGTATGGCTGGTTTTTGTTGAACGAGTTGATCACCCAGTCGCGGAACGGCCAGGCGGTGCGCAGGCCGTCATCCTGGTAGCCGTGAGTATCCGCATATCGGGCGGCATCGAGCCAGGGAACGGCCATATGCTCGCCGTAATGCGGCGATGCAAGCAGCCGGTCCACCGCCTTTTCGTAGGCATCCGGAGACTTGTCGTTCATGAAGGCTTCCACCTCCGCAGGCGTGGGCGGCAGGCCAGTCAGATCCAGGGAAACCCGCCGCAGCAAGGTTGATTTACTGGCCTCCGGCGAAGGCTTTATTTGCTTGTCTTCCAGCTTTTTAAGGATAAAGCGGTCGATATCGTTGCGCCCCCAGGCTTCATTTTTCACCTTCGGCAACCGGGGCTTTTCAACCTTGGTGAACGCCCAATGCGGCTCATACCCGGCGCCTTCCTCCACCCAGCGGATGAGGATGGCCTTCTCCCGGGCGGTGAGCGATAAATGCGATTCGGGCGTGGGCATGACGATGTCGGGATCGGCCGAGAGGATGCGATGCACAAGCTCGCTGCTGCCTGGCTTCCCGGGCTTAATGGCCTTCAAACCGCTTTCGGCTTCCTTTTTATAAGCCACTTCGGCCACGTCGAGGCGCAAATCGGCTTTCTGGTGATTGGCATCGGGGCCGTGGCATGCGAAGCACCGGTCCGAAAGGATCGGCTTCACATCGTAGGTATAGTCCACGGGTGCAACCAGGGTGTTCATCTCGGCGGCCACGTCGTCCGGCAAGTCTATTTTTTTGTCGCACGACATTAAAAAGAGACCAGCGGCTGGAACCAGCAAACAGTATTTAAACCACAATTTCAACATCAACAAAAAGTATTAAATGGGCAGTGGGCAAATGGTGCTTCAAACTGATTTCAAAAGCTGATCCCATCCGTTTCTCTAATCTAAGATAATAAATAAATCCCAATTGACATTGGTTTAATCCAATAACAATCAGAATCCGCGCCGTTCAACACACGGTCTTTACAGCTTTATGATGGAATCGTTTACGGCTTTTTGTAACCCTTTGAAGCATCATCCACTACCAGTACCCAGTCGTGCCCGTAGCCTGAGGTGGGCGGCACAAACTTGTTGACGCTCTGGTTACTAAACTTTCCCGCGTCCCGCGTCTTGCCCGTCCGGGGATCATACCAGAATGCCGTAAGTTCCGACCCTGAAATTTTTCCCGGCTGGACCGAAAAGGGCTTTCCGGCTGCCGTATACACGAAAAGATAGTCGGCACCGCGCGTAGCCTGCACGCGTTCGGCAGCCGGCAGATCGCCTTCCACCACGATGGATTGGTCGGGAACGCGCTCCGTGATTGGCCGCGATTCGAGGAGCCTGCGCACGTGTTTCATTTCCAGCGCGCCCGGTAAATCGAGTGCCTGCTGCCAGAACAAATGCGGGCCATTCACCGCCTCGCGGCCCGGAGCGTACATCTGCCAAATGTCGTGGCAGCCGTAAGTATGCCCGAATGCGCCCGCGAATAGATCGAGATAGGCCGATTTGCGCACATCATACGCACTTGACGTACCGTTTTCCTTCGCGTTGAAACACACCGGATGGTCCTCATAAACCGGTTCGGCATCGATCACCGGCTTCACGCGTGTGCGGTTGTAGGAGCGCTGGATAAGGTCGTAAACGGGCGTATCGCGGCAATGGCCGGTCTGGAACATATTGAAATCGAACCATTCGTCGTCGTGGAACCATTCGCTCGAACCTTCTTTGTTAGGCTGCGGGTGGTAGGTGACCAGTACTTTGTCGTGGCCTCCAGCACCTTCGGCAATGCCGGCGGCCATGGCGCGCCATATTTCCACGTCGCGGCTGTCCTTACGGGGCTGGCGGTCACCGCCGAGCACCCAAATGATATTCGGCTTGCTTTTATAGCGCGTGGAAAGCCATTTTCCATACGCTTTTGCATTGCTTTCATTGAAAATCTCCGGCCCCTTGCCCCAGGTATTCTTGAAAACTTTGTCGCCCCAGGTGGGCAGGAAGGCGATGGTCAGCCCGTAACTGGCGGCTTTGTCGATAATGTAGTCGACATGTTTGAAATAATTCTCATTCGGCTGCGTGGGGTCGTTGTTGACGAGCGGCTTTTCGCCATATGCATTGGGAGAGTCCAATCCGTCGAGCTCGGCCAGCCCTACGGCCTGGATGACCGAGAATCCCTGGTCCGCCCTTTTTTGCAGGTAATAATCGGCGTCGGCGCGGTCGAGGCGATGGAAGAGCTCCCAGGCGGTATCGCCCAGCCAGAAAAACGGCTTATCGTCGCGAAGTAGAAAGCGTTTGTTTTCACTGACCTTATAATGCTGCGCGTGAACGCCGGAAAGCGAGCAGCCAAGAACTGCCAGAGCAAGGAGCTTGATGGATTTCATGAATTGTAAAGATTAACAGTAGATGTTCCACCGAAGAAAGGCGCTTGTCTTCCATTCTTAATATCCGGTCTTCGAATAATCTCACAAAAAAGTGAGGTCCAAACCGCATAAAACATTCTCTGCGTGCACTCCGAAACAAAATTAGTTTTAAAACACCGGATAATCATCGCAACAGCGTCAATCTCAGCGATATATCACGAAATGCTTGTAGATAACTATGGCATTATACGTAGAATAAATATGACCGTTAAGTAATTTATTTCATCGAACTGGTGATATATCATTAATATTGAAGTACTAATTTTACAAAACCTAACCCGACGTACCTCCCGATGAAAACAACTTCTACTCCTATTGCTGTCATTGTTGCCCACTTGCGGCCCTCACCCTGACAGTTACAAGCCACCCAGCATTCAGCTCAACGACCGTCTTTCGATTACACTTCATTGACCCGCCGCAACCCGGCGGCAAAGTATCATTTTATTTATCCATCTATCCAACCTATTTCACTTTATGGCAGAACCATTTCTATCTGAGATCCGGATGGTGAGTTTCAATTTCCCACCGAAAGGCTGGGCGCTCGCCAACGGACAACTGCTCCCTATCAATCAGAATCAGGCCTTATTTGCGCTTTTGGGAACGACCTACGGAGGCAACGGGCAAACGACCTTCGCATTGCCGGACTTCCGAGGCAGGGTTCCCATTCACTTCGGACGAGGCCACGTTCTCGGTGAATCCGCCGGCCAGGAATCGCATACGGTCAACATGCAGGAGATGCCGGAGCATACGCATTTTCTGTCTGCTGTGGACAACAACGGTTCCAATACCAATAACCCGATCAACAACTCCCTTTCCAATTCGTTACCCAACAATCTTTACTCCAACACCGCGGGTAGTCCGGTGTTCATGCACCCGAGCACCATATCGAGTGTGGGAGGCAGTCAGGCTCATAACAACATGCAGCCATACCTGACGCTCAATTTCATTGTCGCACTGCAGGGTATTTTCCCAAGCCAAAACTGAGGTCAATTTTCTATCAACCCAAAACTTTCGAAATAAATGGGACAACCTTACGTCGGAGAAATCAGAATGTTCGCCGGCTCTTTCGCACCTGCCGGATGGGCTTTCTGCAGCGGTCAAACGCTTCCTATATCTGAAAATGACGTGCTCTTTCAACTGATCGGCACAACTTATGGCGGCGATGGCCAGGAAACCTTCAACCTGCCCGACCTTCGCGGGCGGCTTCCCCTGCACATGGGTACCGGAAAATTCGGGAATACGTATCAGATCGGTGAATCGGCCGGAACGGAGAGCGTCACCCTGTCCACCCAGCAGATTCCCAACCATACCCACAGCTTTCGGGCGAGCAATGACATTGCCAACTCCGGAAGTCCGAATAATTCGGTCATAGGGGTATCGAGCTCAACCTCTGTTTTCATCGCGGATCTTGCATCCGAGCCGATGAAACCTGCGCTGAGCCCTGTCGGCGGCAACCAGCCACACGAGAATATGCAGCCCTTTCTGTGTATCAGCTTTATCATTTCGTTGTTCGGCATTTTCCCTTCGCAGACTTAGGCGCGGTAACCGGCAATTGTTGAACCTCAAAACCTCTTTCAATCCATATGGCAGATCAATTTGTAGCAGAGATAAGAATATTTCCTTTCAATTTCCCCCCCACCGGGTGGGCATTTTGCAATGGACAAATCATGCCCATTTCCCAGAACACGGCCTTGTTCTCTTTGCTGGGAACCTATTACGGGGGCGACGGAAAATCCACATTCGCACTTCCCGACCTGCAAGGTTCTGCGCCGATGCACCAGGGGGACGGGCCCGGCCTGAGCAACCGCTCGCTCGGTGAACAATCAGGTTCGCCATCGGTTACGCTCATTCAAACGGAGATACCGGTGCACACGCATAACCTGAATTCGGTGGGTGCAATTGCGGATTCGAAAGATCCCAACGGCACTTGTTTTGGTGTGTCCCAGAACGGCAACGTGTACACAGCTTCGGCCGGTCCGTCGGTCATTATGCAACCAACTGCACTCAGTACCGCGGGAGCGACATTGCCGCACAACAACATGATGCCTTACCTGACGGTCAATTTCTGCATTGCTTTACAGGGCATTTTCCCGCAGAGAGGCTAACTAACAACCCGAAGTAACACTGCTTATTTTTTCTGATTATTGATGAAGTTGACGCTTACCGACCCTAACCTTCGGTTGCGGCCCATTGAGCCCGCCGATATGGACAAACTGCTTGAAATCTACGGCAGTACAAGAGAAAAAGAAATGGAAAGGGTGCCGCACTGGTCCGATCTCATGAAAAAGGAGTTTATCGCCAGCCAATTCCGGGCGCAGCATGAACACTATCAGAAAAACTATATCGGTGCCGACTTCTGGGTCATTGAAAAAAACAACAAAACGATCGGAAGGCTCTACTTCCAGGAAGATCACCAGGGATTGGGTATGCGGATCATTGATATCAGTATTCTGCCGGCCTACCGCAACCAGGGAATAGGCTGGGGAATATTTGAAGACATCTTCGGAAAAGCGGCCGAACTCGATCGGCCGCTTACGATCCATGTCGAGAGCTTCAATCCTGCCAAGAATCTGTATACCCGCCTTGGATTTAAAACAATCAGTGAAACCAATGGAATTTATCATTTAATGGAATGGAAGCATACGATTTAAGCCAGATCACATCCTCGGATTTTACGCCTTATGTGCAACAGTCGTTAGAGATCCATTTCGCAGAGAACGTTGTCGTACAAGCCGTTCTGAAAGGTGTGACGGAATTGAACGGTTATAGTCCGCTGGAAAGAAAATCGTTCTCGGTCGAACTTCAGACCATCGGCGACCACCGGGCCCACCAACAGGGTATCTACCGGATCGTCCACGCGACCGGCAAATTCCTGGACGTATTCATGGTCCCCATCGGACCCGACCGCGAAGGAATGCGCTACGAAGTGTTGTTTTCTTAATCCCAACTTTTCGAACTAAACGCATGATGTATCATGAGCCAATGATTGCTTAACAAACTAAAACTATGAGAAACCTATACTTCTACCTGGCAGGCGCCGCCCTGCTCGCGTCGGGCGTTGAAATGGTCGGCAGGCTAGCCGAAACCCCGGCCGTACCCCAGGAATGGATCGTCCAAAAGGCGGACAGATCCGTCCGCAACCAGCAAGAGCGGGTTCCGTTCGCCCGCACACGCAAGAAATCGGGCACCAAAGCCCTTCTCGCCCCGAGTATCACCGCCACCAACACGTATGTCATCACCAGTAATACCGGGCCTTCCGGCGCTTCGGCGGGCGATGAGCTGGAATATACCGTCACCATCAACAACGGCGGGCCCGACCCTGCCACGGGAACGGTGTTCACGGAAACGATCGACGCCAACACAACACTGGTGCCGGGGTCCGTCAAAGCGAGCCCGATCGCGCAAAACGATTCCTACTCGACCATAGGAAACGTCGGGATCAACATTCCCGAAGGCACGGGCCTATTCGCAAACGATG includes:
- a CDS encoding DUF1553 domain-containing protein; the encoded protein is MSCDKKIDLPDDVAAEMNTLVAPVDYTYDVKPILSDRCFACHGPDANHQKADLRLDVAEVAYKKEAESGLKAIKPGKPGSSELVHRILSADPDIVMPTPESHLSLTAREKAILIRWVEEGAGYEPHWAFTKVEKPRLPKVKNEAWGRNDIDRFILKKLEDKQIKPSPEASKSTLLRRVSLDLTGLPPTPAEVEAFMNDKSPDAYEKAVDRLLASPHYGEHMAVPWLDAARYADTHGYQDDGLRTAWPFRDWVINSFNKNQPYDQFVIWQLAGDMLPNPTREMMVATAFNRMHQQSQEGGIIPEEYRAAYVSDRVDTFGKTFLGLTVECARCHDHKYDPISHKDYYSLYAFFNNNDENGQIPYNGEASPAITLPTPEADARLKFIHANLAKERSVLAGNAAVYEKNFRQWLVTAQAAPEKALLSEKADLLGHFTFDEPTGKEFANLANPKHKATAEGDDSLSNVASRAGRIGKARDIFGENAVSFGDNFAFFERNQPFSISIWLNLHDPSVSGSLLHKSNGVMNGYRGWNVFREKDGRIRLTISHVWPENAIEIQTVDKFPMNKWTQLGFTYDGLSKAAGLKLYVNGQPVKVAVHNDHLTESILYGKNKTNWYVDRLNIGRLSDQRTKNFEVDEFRIYTRAISPLEMQGMFTLKNELLAALQTPAAQLKPAQLASLKNYYLTNVDPAYRKALADSRALIGEETEIMDKEIDVMVMKERKYPRKTFILNRGAYDAPGKAVTMDTPGAFFKIPKNYPKNRLGLAKWLLDQDHPLFTRVTVNRFWMMYFGKGIVISSDDYGNQGELPTHPELLDYLAARFRESGWNVKAMQKLIVTSATYRQSSKIGPGAQDVDPDNRLYARGPSYRMSAEQIRDNALASSGLLTRRIGGKSAYPYQPAGLWEALATRNEVTYKQQHGDSLYRRSLYTIWKRSSPPPMMLNFDAAERHFCITKRQKTSTPLQALVVMNDPQFVEASRVLAQQMLKNGKTIDEQLDYAFTALTSRKPDTREKTVLRELYDEELKDFTHNPKRAKSILSVGEYPVDKTLNPAQLAAGTIVASTVMNFDEFLIKR
- a CDS encoding glycoside hydrolase family 140 protein, encoding MKSIKLLALAVLGCSLSGVHAQHYKVSENKRFLLRDDKPFFWLGDTAWELFHRLDRADADYYLQKRADQGFSVIQAVGLAELDGLDSPNAYGEKPLVNNDPTQPNENYFKHVDYIIDKAASYGLTIAFLPTWGDKVFKNTWGKGPEIFNESNAKAYGKWLSTRYKSKPNIIWVLGGDRQPRKDSRDVEIWRAMAAGIAEGAGGHDKVLVTYHPQPNKEGSSEWFHDDEWFDFNMFQTGHCRDTPVYDLIQRSYNRTRVKPVIDAEPVYEDHPVCFNAKENGTSSAYDVRKSAYLDLFAGAFGHTYGCHDIWQMYAPGREAVNGPHLFWQQALDLPGALEMKHVRRLLESRPITERVPDQSIVVEGDLPAAERVQATRGADYLFVYTAAGKPFSVQPGKISGSELTAFWYDPRTGKTRDAGKFSNQSVNKFVPPTSGYGHDWVLVVDDASKGYKKP
- a CDS encoding phage tail protein codes for the protein MAEPFLSEIRMVSFNFPPKGWALANGQLLPINQNQALFALLGTTYGGNGQTTFALPDFRGRVPIHFGRGHVLGESAGQESHTVNMQEMPEHTHFLSAVDNNGSNTNNPINNSLSNSLPNNLYSNTAGSPVFMHPSTISSVGGSQAHNNMQPYLTLNFIVALQGIFPSQN
- a CDS encoding phage tail protein: MGQPYVGEIRMFAGSFAPAGWAFCSGQTLPISENDVLFQLIGTTYGGDGQETFNLPDLRGRLPLHMGTGKFGNTYQIGESAGTESVTLSTQQIPNHTHSFRASNDIANSGSPNNSVIGVSSSTSVFIADLASEPMKPALSPVGGNQPHENMQPFLCISFIISLFGIFPSQT
- a CDS encoding phage tail protein; translation: MADQFVAEIRIFPFNFPPTGWAFCNGQIMPISQNTALFSLLGTYYGGDGKSTFALPDLQGSAPMHQGDGPGLSNRSLGEQSGSPSVTLIQTEIPVHTHNLNSVGAIADSKDPNGTCFGVSQNGNVYTASAGPSVIMQPTALSTAGATLPHNNMMPYLTVNFCIALQGIFPQRG
- a CDS encoding GNAT family N-acetyltransferase — encoded protein: MKLTLTDPNLRLRPIEPADMDKLLEIYGSTREKEMERVPHWSDLMKKEFIASQFRAQHEHYQKNYIGADFWVIEKNNKTIGRLYFQEDHQGLGMRIIDISILPAYRNQGIGWGIFEDIFGKAAELDRPLTIHVESFNPAKNLYTRLGFKTISETNGIYHLMEWKHTI
- a CDS encoding DUF6916 family protein, translated to MEAYDLSQITSSDFTPYVQQSLEIHFAENVVVQAVLKGVTELNGYSPLERKSFSVELQTIGDHRAHQQGIYRIVHATGKFLDVFMVPIGPDREGMRYEVLFS